One window of Methanobacterium alcaliphilum genomic DNA carries:
- the frhB gene encoding coenzyme F420 hydrogenase subunit beta: MVLGTYKEIVSARATDKQIQKVAQDGGIVTGLLAFALEEKIIEGAVVAGPSEKFWKPEPMVAMSADEIIAAAGTKYTFSPNVMMLKKAVRQYGIEKLGTVAIPCQTMGIRKMQSYPFGVRFLADKIKLLIGIYCMENFPYASLETFISEKMGVSMEMVEKMDIGKGKFWVHTQDEVLSIPLKETHGYEQSGCNICLDYVAELGDLSTGSVGSPDGWSTVITRTDGGDSIFKQAVEAGAFETKDIANVKPGLDLLQKLSAQKKEKNQKTIDKRKEMGLPVPF; encoded by the coding sequence ATGGTTTTAGGTACTTACAAAGAAATAGTTTCTGCAAGAGCAACCGATAAACAAATCCAAAAAGTCGCCCAAGACGGTGGAATTGTAACCGGTCTATTAGCCTTTGCATTAGAAGAAAAAATCATCGAAGGAGCCGTAGTCGCTGGACCAAGTGAAAAATTCTGGAAACCAGAACCTATGGTGGCCATGTCTGCTGATGAGATCATAGCTGCTGCTGGTACCAAGTACACTTTCTCTCCTAACGTAATGATGTTAAAGAAAGCTGTACGACAATACGGTATTGAAAAATTAGGAACTGTTGCTATTCCATGTCAAACCATGGGTATCAGAAAAATGCAGTCCTACCCATTCGGTGTAAGATTCTTAGCTGACAAAATAAAGTTACTCATCGGTATTTACTGTATGGAAAACTTCCCATACGCTTCTCTAGAGACTTTTATCTCTGAGAAAATGGGAGTCAGTATGGAAATGGTAGAAAAAATGGATATTGGTAAAGGTAAGTTCTGGGTACACACTCAGGATGAGGTCTTAAGCATTCCATTAAAAGAAACCCACGGATACGAACAGAGCGGATGTAACATCTGTCTGGACTATGTGGCTGAACTTGGTGATTTGTCCACGGGATCTGTCGGTTCCCCTGACGGATGGTCTACTGTGATCACCCGTACTGATGGTGGAGATTCTATCTTTAAACAAGCAGTAGAAGCAGGAGCATTCGAGACTAAGGATATTGCAAATGTAAAACCTGGTCTAGATCTCTTACAAAAATTATCTGCTCAGAAGAAAGAGAAAAACCAAAAAACCATCGACAAGAGAAAAGAAATGGGATTACCTGTTCCATTCTAA
- the frhG gene encoding coenzyme F420 hydrogenase subunit gamma, protein MSLINRIKKFFGMEAKPDIEAEPDAAKSAEGASEQEVEKVAEEKAKPRIGYIHLSGCTGDVMSLSENYDILAELLTNMVDIVYGQTLADVWWDDENPMPEMDLALVEGSVCLQDEHSLKELMEVRKRAAMVCAFGSCSATGCFTRYSRGGQQAQPAHESFVPIADLVKVDCAIPGCPPSPEIIAKTVVALINGDMDYLQPMIDLAGMTEACGCDLQLKVVNHALCIGCGTCVMACQTRALDMTNGRPELNSDRCVKCGVCYVQCPRSWWPDEQVKKDLGL, encoded by the coding sequence ATGAGTTTAATCAACCGAATTAAAAAATTTTTTGGAATGGAAGCTAAACCAGACATTGAAGCTGAACCAGATGCAGCCAAATCAGCAGAAGGAGCTTCAGAACAGGAGGTTGAAAAAGTGGCTGAAGAAAAAGCAAAACCAAGAATAGGTTACATACACTTAAGTGGATGTACCGGAGATGTTATGTCGTTAAGTGAGAATTACGACATTCTCGCCGAATTACTCACCAATATGGTGGATATTGTTTATGGACAAACCCTGGCAGATGTATGGTGGGATGATGAGAACCCAATGCCAGAAATGGACCTTGCGTTAGTAGAAGGGTCTGTCTGTCTACAAGACGAACACAGTCTTAAAGAATTAATGGAAGTAAGGAAAAGAGCAGCAATGGTATGTGCTTTCGGATCTTGCTCTGCTACCGGGTGTTTCACCAGATACTCCCGTGGAGGACAGCAAGCACAACCGGCACACGAATCATTCGTACCTATCGCTGACTTAGTAAAAGTGGATTGTGCCATCCCAGGATGCCCACCATCCCCTGAAATTATAGCAAAAACCGTTGTAGCTCTAATCAACGGCGACATGGACTACTTACAGCCCATGATTGACTTAGCAGGAATGACCGAAGCATGTGGTTGCGACTTACAATTAAAAGTGGTTAACCATGCTCTATGTATTGGATGCGGAACCTGTGTCATGGCTTGCCAAACCAGAGCTCTCGACATGACCAACGGCCGACCAGAACTAAACAGCGACCGATGTGTCAAGTGTGGAGTCTGTTACGTACAGTGCCCGCGAAGCTGGTGGCCAGACGAACAAGTCAAAAAGGACTTAGGACTATAG
- the frhD gene encoding coenzyme F420-reducing hydrogenase, FrhD protein has translation MPYDAEILVVGCGNVLFKDDGFGPAVIEALETYFKEHEDERPENTMFIDAGTGGPHFVFSLPHDSWKKMIVVDIVEYKAEPGELRKFEVDEIPKGSYENMHSWPVNQPLHELNEKIDVMVIGCKPKEISAPNVEMGLTPPVEEAIPKAIKMILKEIGV, from the coding sequence ATGCCATATGATGCGGAGATTTTAGTTGTTGGATGTGGAAATGTCTTATTCAAAGACGATGGATTTGGACCCGCAGTGATCGAAGCCTTGGAGACTTACTTCAAGGAACATGAAGACGAACGTCCAGAGAACACTATGTTCATAGATGCTGGAACAGGAGGCCCTCATTTTGTATTCTCACTGCCTCATGATTCTTGGAAAAAGATGATTGTGGTGGACATTGTGGAATACAAAGCGGAACCTGGTGAATTAAGAAAATTCGAGGTAGATGAAATTCCGAAGGGATCCTATGAAAACATGCACTCATGGCCGGTTAACCAGCCATTGCATGAACTCAATGAAAAAATAGATGTCATGGTAATTGGATGTAAGCCAAAAGAAATCTCTGCTCCAAACGTGGAAATGGGTCTAACACCCCCCGTTGAAGAAGCTATTCCCAAGGCCATTAAAATGATTTTAAAGGAAATTGGGGTTTAG
- the frhA gene encoding coenzyme F420 hydrogenase subunit alpha, with protein sequence MSERIVISPTSRQEGHAELVMEVDDEGIVTKGRYFSITPVRGLEKIVTGKAPETAPVIVQRICGVCPIPHTLASVEAMDDSLDIEVPKAGQLLRELTLAAHDINSHAIHHFLIAADFVPENLMAAAINSVSEVRKNVQYVVDMVAGEGIHPADVRIGGMADNISELARKRLYARLKQLKPTLDEHVDLMIGLVADKGLPAGLGVHNQKTMATDVLYGNRDNFDLDRFTEIMPESWYDDPEIAKKACSTIPLYDGRNIEVGPRARMAEFQGFKERGVVAQHVARALEMKSALARAIDILDELDTSAPARADFDITGTGKLGIGAIEGPRGMDVHMAQVADGKTQFYSALVPTTWNIPTMGPATEGFHHEFGPHVIRAYDPCLSCATHVIVVDDEDSSVIKNEMVRL encoded by the coding sequence TTGAGCGAAAGGATTGTTATATCGCCGACATCACGACAAGAAGGACACGCAGAACTTGTCATGGAAGTCGATGATGAAGGAATCGTGACCAAGGGGCGATACTTCAGTATTACTCCTGTTAGAGGCCTAGAGAAAATAGTGACCGGTAAAGCTCCAGAGACAGCACCTGTTATCGTACAGAGGATCTGTGGTGTTTGCCCTATACCTCACACTCTAGCTTCTGTGGAAGCGATGGATGACTCCCTGGATATAGAAGTGCCTAAAGCTGGTCAGTTACTAAGAGAGCTAACATTAGCTGCTCACGACATAAACAGCCACGCTATACACCATTTCCTGATAGCTGCTGATTTTGTACCAGAAAATTTAATGGCTGCTGCTATAAATTCAGTTTCTGAAGTCAGGAAAAATGTACAATACGTAGTTGATATGGTAGCAGGTGAAGGTATTCACCCAGCTGATGTACGTATTGGTGGAATGGCTGATAATATCAGTGAATTAGCCAGAAAACGCTTATATGCGCGATTGAAACAACTAAAACCAACATTAGATGAACATGTTGATTTAATGATTGGTTTAGTAGCAGATAAAGGTTTACCTGCAGGTTTAGGTGTACATAATCAGAAAACAATGGCTACTGATGTTTTATATGGTAATCGAGACAACTTCGATTTAGATAGATTCACAGAAATAATGCCTGAAAGCTGGTATGATGACCCTGAAATAGCCAAAAAGGCTTGTTCCACTATTCCATTATATGATGGTAGAAACATAGAAGTAGGTCCAAGAGCTAGAATGGCAGAATTCCAAGGATTTAAAGAAAGAGGTGTCGTAGCCCAGCATGTAGCTAGAGCATTAGAAATGAAATCTGCATTAGCAAGAGCTATTGATATTTTAGATGAATTAGATACATCTGCACCTGCTCGAGCCGATTTTGATATAACTGGTACTGGTAAATTAGGTATTGGTGCTATTGAAGGCCCAAGAGGAATGGATGTACACATGGCACAAGTTGCCGATGGTAAAACTCAGTTCTACAGTGCACTAGTTCCTACCACCTGGAATATACCCACTATGGGTCCTGCAACTGAAGGATTCCACCACGAATTCGGACCTCACGTTATCCGAGCATACGACCCATGTCTGTCCTGTGCTACTCATGTAATAGTAGTAGATGATGAAGACAGTAGTGTCATTAAAAACGAAATGGTTAGACTTTAA
- a CDS encoding PepSY domain-containing protein gives MINSKILISVVIVLAIGVAAAGYQISQTPNLWELSDLQSQTPTQDGQSSTGSSDEVQGQTSDSQASSGSDQESTSGSGDNGGSNVQISSSKAKSIAEAEIDSTTGASAGTPELKTIDGKKVYYVSVNKNGKSEGYFIIDAKTGEIIEGAGGAP, from the coding sequence TTGATAAACTCGAAAATATTAATATCAGTGGTCATAGTACTTGCAATAGGTGTAGCTGCTGCTGGTTACCAAATTAGCCAGACCCCCAACTTATGGGAGCTATCTGACCTGCAAAGTCAGACCCCGACACAAGACGGCCAAAGTTCCACCGGTTCTTCTGATGAAGTACAGGGACAAACTAGTGATTCTCAAGCCTCATCTGGAAGTGATCAGGAAAGTACTAGTGGTAGTGGTGATAATGGAGGTTCAAATGTGCAGATATCTAGTTCAAAGGCAAAAAGTATTGCCGAAGCTGAGATAGACTCAACTACAGGAGCAAGTGCAGGAACTCCTGAACTAAAAACCATTGATGGAAAAAAAGTTTATTATGTATCTGTCAATAAGAATGGTAAAAGCGAAGGGTATTTCATTATAGATGCCAAAACCGGAGAAATTATTGAAGGTGCCGGTGGTGCACCATGA
- a CDS encoding proteasome assembly chaperone family protein: MKVETKTECCTLLSEDIEDAIVLEGSPGVGLIGNIVGWLLVEDLKMREIGYIDSKYFPPLAVLYKGVAIHPFRIYEGEGLVLFLSDFIVPPTVVYDMTNAIVDWMDKNNSKELITFNSMVVREKTQAVGAAGNNEDALKRLSDLELPVLPFGNLNGLSGTLLTRCASKNINASCLFAEILNPYPDPRAAAGVIDTLNQMLGTNINPEPLLQEAQEIESRLKKLAETVQSDPESPIYM; the protein is encoded by the coding sequence ATGAAAGTAGAAACCAAAACAGAGTGTTGCACATTATTATCTGAGGATATTGAAGATGCAATCGTCCTTGAAGGATCACCTGGCGTGGGCCTAATTGGGAACATTGTTGGTTGGCTCTTGGTAGAAGATTTGAAAATGCGAGAAATAGGGTACATTGATTCCAAATATTTCCCTCCCCTGGCAGTCCTATATAAAGGAGTTGCCATACATCCTTTTAGGATATATGAAGGGGAAGGGTTAGTTTTATTTTTATCCGATTTCATAGTGCCCCCCACCGTAGTTTATGATATGACCAATGCTATTGTGGATTGGATGGATAAGAACAACAGTAAAGAGCTGATAACATTTAACAGCATGGTTGTAAGAGAAAAAACTCAAGCTGTGGGTGCTGCAGGCAACAATGAAGATGCTTTGAAGAGACTTTCAGATTTAGAATTACCCGTACTTCCTTTCGGAAATTTAAATGGGTTATCTGGTACTCTCTTAACCAGATGTGCATCAAAGAATATTAATGCATCATGCTTATTTGCAGAAATTCTAAATCCGTATCCAGATCCTAGAGCAGCTGCAGGCGTCATTGATACCCTTAACCAGATGCTTGGAACCAATATCAATCCAGAACCATTATTACAAGAAGCACAAGAGATAGAATCCAGATTGAAGAAATTAGCCGAAACTGTTCAAAGTGATCCAGAATCGCCAATATATATGTAA
- a CDS encoding GNAT family N-acetyltransferase: MNFQIEQMVAGDWDQVSRIYLDGIRTGNATFEEKLPSWDFWLSKHILDCNIVARRENEILGWAALSPTSNRKVYSGVVEVSVYVNDEHRGKKIGMNLIQELIKLSEKKGFWTLQAGIFPENKISINLHKKCGFRIVGMREKIGKLDGIWRDVVLMERRSKIVGTD, translated from the coding sequence ATGAATTTTCAGATTGAACAGATGGTTGCTGGGGATTGGGATCAAGTTTCAAGAATTTACTTAGATGGTATTAGAACAGGAAATGCTACTTTTGAAGAAAAACTCCCTTCTTGGGATTTTTGGCTTTCAAAGCATATATTAGATTGTAATATTGTGGCACGCAGAGAAAATGAAATTTTAGGTTGGGCAGCATTATCTCCCACATCCAATCGAAAAGTCTATTCAGGAGTAGTGGAAGTAAGTGTCTATGTAAACGATGAACATAGGGGAAAAAAGATAGGAATGAATCTTATTCAGGAGCTAATAAAATTATCTGAGAAAAAGGGATTTTGGACCTTACAAGCAGGAATATTTCCTGAGAATAAGATCAGCATAAATTTGCATAAAAAGTGCGGGTTTAGAATTGTGGGCATGAGAGAAAAAATTGGTAAACTTGACGGCATCTGGCGTGATGTTGTTTTAATGGAAAGACGTAGCAAAATAGTGGGGACTGATTAA
- a CDS encoding M28 family metallopeptidase, which translates to MHQKYLIIYLIFIIPLFLLISINQYNPPDENFSISSQVKYFSQEIGPRPAASDNESKAAYYLESQMRNYGVDTEIQDFKYYSLNSKAIKKSQNVIGTIKGVSSKEIIICADLDTVRDKRYGKYVDGANDDASSLAIIMALAKKYGKKKPYLTIKLIGFGASEESFTFPIITPSRTCLKPESYYKILYTPYLIGSRYYVLTHQEELENMFAVISLEATGTGTPCFIGKDAFVENNLFFVNFLVSNAKLHGINAQNIDFTSFEDESKTEGAISHVYLPFSYAGIPSTFLTCMNNPNSSSSSHNTLEIPEYLTLNDTYDNLVKNSGNEDDLEQHLQMVFFVVDDSIGKLSALYSMNNYFE; encoded by the coding sequence ATGCACCAAAAATATTTAATCATCTATTTAATTTTTATAATTCCTCTATTTTTATTAATTTCTATAAATCAGTATAACCCTCCAGATGAAAATTTTTCAATTTCATCGCAGGTAAAATATTTTTCTCAAGAAATAGGCCCTCGACCTGCAGCATCAGATAATGAAAGTAAAGCAGCATACTATTTGGAATCTCAAATGAGAAATTATGGTGTGGATACTGAAATACAAGATTTTAAATATTATTCTTTAAATTCGAAAGCCATAAAAAAATCTCAAAATGTTATTGGGACTATTAAGGGTGTTTCTTCTAAGGAAATTATAATCTGTGCTGATTTGGACACAGTAAGAGATAAAAGGTATGGGAAATATGTGGATGGCGCAAATGATGATGCAAGCTCTCTAGCTATAATTATGGCTCTTGCAAAAAAATATGGTAAAAAAAAGCCCTACTTAACTATAAAACTTATTGGATTTGGCGCAAGTGAAGAATCTTTTACATTCCCCATAATAACTCCTTCTAGAACCTGTTTAAAGCCAGAATCTTATTATAAAATACTTTACACTCCTTATTTAATAGGATCCCGTTATTATGTCTTAACTCATCAAGAAGAACTTGAAAATATGTTCGCAGTTATTAGTTTAGAAGCTACTGGTACAGGAACGCCTTGTTTTATAGGTAAAGATGCCTTTGTTGAAAATAATCTCTTTTTTGTAAATTTTTTAGTCAGTAATGCAAAATTGCATGGAATTAATGCTCAAAACATAGATTTTACATCTTTTGAAGATGAATCTAAAACAGAAGGTGCCATTAGCCATGTATACCTTCCTTTTTCATACGCAGGGATACCTTCCACATTTTTAACATGTATGAATAATCCAAATTCATCTTCATCATCCCATAATACTCTTGAAATTCCAGAATACCTTACTTTAAATGATACTTACGATAATTTAGTTAAAAATAGTGGAAATGAAGATGATTTGGAACAGCATCTGCAGATGGTTTTTTTTGTAGTAGATGATAGCATTGGTAAATTATCCGCCTTATATTCCATGAATAATTATTTTGAATAG
- a CDS encoding TIGR00375 family protein, protein MIINADLHIHSCFSRATSKNMVIDAIAPQAKLKGLQLVGTGDGLHPGWLQIIKDSTEPSEEGIYSQGDCDFIITAEVEDNRRVHHLMILPSIETAHSIREKMVSVDKEREGRPRVRMDGAEIMDIVHDHDGLIGPAHAFTPWTSMYKAHDSYMDCYGKKPDFLELGLSADTEMADLVKELQDIPFLTNSDAHSPWPHRLGREFNSIEMEDISFNSLKKALHNRTIKANYGFDPNMGKYHMTACTRCYEIYDPQEALNTKMKCSCGGTIKKGVDFRISEIADWKSPHHPSHRPPYIHILPLAEMISLKYSKGVTTKFVQGIWELLVNEYDSEIDVILNAPLVEIKDIDSGMVSVIQAFREKTLIIVPGGGGKYGEIRFPENNLDNYF, encoded by the coding sequence ATGATAATTAACGCGGATTTACACATTCACAGTTGTTTTTCCAGGGCCACTTCTAAAAATATGGTTATAGATGCCATTGCTCCACAGGCAAAACTCAAAGGTTTACAACTGGTGGGTACAGGGGACGGCCTTCATCCAGGATGGTTGCAAATAATTAAAGACAGCACAGAACCTTCTGAGGAGGGTATTTATTCTCAAGGCGACTGTGATTTTATAATAACTGCAGAAGTTGAAGATAATCGTAGAGTTCATCATTTGATGATTTTACCATCCATAGAAACTGCCCATTCTATCCGAGAAAAAATGGTTTCTGTGGATAAAGAAAGAGAAGGGAGACCTCGTGTGCGCATGGATGGGGCTGAAATAATGGATATAGTTCATGATCATGATGGTTTAATTGGTCCGGCCCACGCTTTTACACCATGGACCAGTATGTACAAAGCACATGACAGTTATATGGATTGTTATGGTAAAAAACCAGACTTTTTAGAATTAGGATTATCTGCAGATACAGAAATGGCGGATCTGGTAAAAGAACTGCAAGATATTCCATTTTTAACTAATTCTGATGCTCATTCCCCATGGCCTCATAGGTTGGGTAGAGAATTCAATAGCATTGAAATGGAGGATATTTCATTTAATTCTTTAAAAAAGGCACTTCATAATAGAACTATCAAAGCTAATTATGGTTTTGATCCAAACATGGGTAAATATCATATGACTGCGTGCACACGTTGTTATGAAATATATGATCCTCAAGAAGCACTGAATACAAAAATGAAATGTTCTTGTGGGGGTACGATTAAAAAAGGAGTTGATTTCAGAATATCTGAAATAGCTGACTGGAAATCACCACACCATCCTTCTCATAGGCCACCATATATCCATATTCTGCCTTTAGCTGAAATGATCAGCTTGAAATATTCTAAAGGAGTTACCACTAAATTTGTCCAGGGCATTTGGGAATTATTAGTAAATGAATATGATAGTGAAATCGATGTCATACTAAATGCTCCGTTGGTAGAAATAAAAGATATTGATTCTGGCATGGTTTCTGTAATTCAAGCATTTCGTGAAAAAACCCTCATTATTGTGCCGGGGGGCGGAGGAAAATATGGCGAAATCAGATTTCCTGAAAATAATTTAGATAATTATTTTTAA
- a CDS encoding proteasome assembly chaperone family protein yields MKKTFITILEEVELNQPIFIEALPGIGHVGKLAADHIIDELGAVKFAEIYSPSFPPQVLVDENGVIETMKNEFYYLKSAGEYEQDYIILVGNTQGLSPEGQYEVCGFILDFVEKYGVQELYTLGGLATGQPVEKTKVFGAATNLEKAKNLEEFDVTLRSADGGIIGASGLLLGMGTLRGMEGVCLMGETPGYFIDAEAAKALLNILVALLNLEVDTEKLDERAKETRKMISKAQQMEQEMMERMTLKPGEEDLRYIG; encoded by the coding sequence ATGAAGAAGACCTTTATAACTATTTTAGAAGAGGTAGAACTAAATCAGCCTATTTTCATAGAAGCCCTTCCTGGTATTGGACATGTGGGTAAATTAGCAGCAGACCACATAATTGATGAATTAGGGGCAGTTAAATTTGCAGAAATATATTCACCATCATTTCCTCCTCAAGTACTGGTAGATGAAAATGGAGTAATAGAAACTATGAAAAATGAGTTCTATTATTTAAAATCTGCTGGTGAATATGAGCAAGATTATATTATTTTAGTGGGCAACACCCAAGGATTGTCTCCTGAAGGCCAATATGAAGTATGTGGCTTTATTTTAGATTTTGTTGAAAAATATGGCGTTCAAGAATTATATACTTTGGGAGGTTTAGCTACAGGCCAGCCTGTGGAAAAAACTAAAGTATTTGGTGCTGCAACTAACCTCGAGAAAGCTAAAAACTTGGAAGAATTTGATGTAACCCTAAGATCTGCTGATGGGGGTATCATTGGCGCGTCAGGATTGCTTTTGGGTATGGGAACTCTTAGGGGAATGGAAGGAGTTTGTCTAATGGGAGAAACACCGGGTTATTTCATTGATGCTGAGGCTGCTAAAGCACTGCTTAATATACTTGTTGCGCTGCTGAATCTGGAAGTGGACACAGAAAAACTGGATGAAAGAGCAAAAGAAACACGAAAAATGATATCCAAAGCTCAACAAATGGAGCAAGAAATGATGGAACGCATGACCCTTAAACCCGGTGAAGAAGATCTGCGCTACATCGGATAA
- a CDS encoding RNA-protein complex protein Nop10 has translation MKLKMRKCRSCGEYTLHDECPHCKGDVGVIYPPKYSPEDKYGKYRRILKKQMLEKENSTRF, from the coding sequence ATGAAACTCAAAATGCGTAAATGCAGATCCTGTGGGGAGTATACTCTTCATGATGAATGTCCTCATTGTAAAGGAGATGTAGGAGTAATTTATCCCCCTAAATATTCTCCTGAAGATAAATATGGAAAATACAGGAGAATTCTTAAAAAACAGATGCTAGAAAAAGAGAATTCTACACGATTTTAG
- a CDS encoding translation initiation factor IF-2 subunit alpha — protein sequence MVRRKNQWPDEGELIVGTVHKVLNYGAFANLEEYQGKEAFIHISEVSSGWVKNIRDYVRENQKIVARVLRVNPKKGHVDVSMKRIREDQRTKKIQAWKIEQKAEKFLEIAAKSLDKDLDMAYNEVGYELMDLFGDIYGAFEAAAEEGETALTNEGIAEDWAKAITEIGKKNITPPEVQITGYVDIKSYAPNGVEIIKKALQSVEKDNINIQCVGAPRYRMIVKSSEYIQAEKELKEAADKCIEIVESSEGEGIFYRELE from the coding sequence ATGGTAAGAAGAAAAAATCAGTGGCCGGATGAAGGTGAACTGATAGTGGGAACAGTACATAAAGTTCTAAACTACGGTGCCTTTGCTAACCTGGAAGAATATCAGGGTAAAGAGGCTTTTATTCACATTTCAGAGGTTTCATCTGGTTGGGTAAAGAATATTCGGGATTATGTCAGGGAAAACCAAAAAATAGTGGCTCGTGTTTTAAGGGTTAACCCTAAAAAAGGGCATGTTGATGTGTCCATGAAAAGGATCCGTGAAGATCAAAGAACAAAAAAGATCCAAGCATGGAAAATCGAACAAAAAGCAGAAAAATTCCTTGAAATAGCTGCAAAATCTTTAGATAAAGACCTGGACATGGCTTATAATGAAGTGGGTTATGAACTCATGGATTTATTTGGCGATATTTATGGGGCATTTGAAGCTGCAGCTGAAGAAGGAGAAACTGCTCTAACAAACGAGGGAATTGCTGAAGATTGGGCGAAAGCCATCACAGAAATTGGAAAGAAAAATATTACTCCTCCTGAAGTTCAGATTACAGGATATGTGGATATAAAATCTTATGCTCCTAATGGTGTTGAAATAATAAAAAAAGCACTTCAATCAGTTGAAAAAGACAATATAAATATTCAATGTGTTGGAGCTCCTCGTTACAGGATGATTGTAAAATCTAGCGAGTATATCCAGGCTGAGAAAGAATTAAAAGAAGCAGCGGATAAATGTATTGAGATAGTGGAGTCATCTGAGGGTGAAGGAATATTCTACCGTGAGTTGGAATGA
- a CDS encoding 30S ribosomal protein S27e, giving the protein MVVFQNTRSNFLRVKCLDCGNQQIVFDRAASTVQCIICGKTLVKPKGGKSQITAQIVEVLD; this is encoded by the coding sequence ATGGTTGTATTTCAAAACACAAGAAGCAATTTCCTTAGAGTGAAATGTTTAGACTGTGGAAACCAGCAGATAGTATTTGACAGAGCTGCCTCTACAGTACAGTGCATTATCTGCGGTAAAACTCTGGTGAAGCCAAAAGGTGGAAAATCCCAGATTACTGCTCAAATAGTAGAAGTATTAGATTAA
- a CDS encoding 50S ribosomal protein L44e, which translates to MKIPKERRTYCPSCKKHTAHEVFESKRRKASELKWGQRQFRRVTAGYRGYPRPLPSGNKPVKKLDLRLKCKECGKAHIKKKAFRTGKPEFVA; encoded by the coding sequence ATGAAGATTCCTAAAGAAAGGAGAACTTACTGTCCAAGTTGTAAGAAACATACAGCTCATGAAGTATTCGAATCAAAAAGAAGGAAAGCTAGCGAATTGAAATGGGGTCAAAGGCAATTCAGACGAGTAACAGCTGGTTACAGGGGTTACCCTCGGCCACTTCCATCTGGAAACAAACCCGTAAAAAAACTGGATTTAAGACTCAAATGCAAAGAGTGCGGTAAAGCTCATATTAAGAAAAAAGCATTCCGGACTGGAAAACCAGAGTTTGTAGCTTAA
- the pcn gene encoding proliferating cell nuclear antigen (pcna) produces MFKAELSDPNILKTSFDAISSIVDEVQIQTDSEGLRLDALDRSHITFVHLELKASLFDEYVCDEPEKINVDTEELMKVLKRSKADDRVYMSLDEGNFILTFEGEAKRRFKIRLIDIEYEAPSPPDLEYPTQFEVPFSLLKDSIQDIDIFSDKIALMVDGDRFKASAEGEFGDAKIEYLHGEKIETEARSVFSLEKIKEMLKADKFSDIASIYLGDDMPLNLKLKMISDEGELSFLLAPRIEAED; encoded by the coding sequence ATGTTTAAAGCAGAGTTAAGCGACCCTAACATATTGAAAACAAGCTTTGATGCCATTTCTTCCATCGTGGACGAAGTACAGATACAAACTGATAGTGAAGGCCTGCGGCTGGATGCCTTGGATCGAAGTCATATCACATTCGTGCACCTGGAACTTAAAGCAAGTTTATTCGATGAATATGTTTGTGATGAGCCAGAAAAAATCAATGTAGACACTGAAGAACTAATGAAGGTTTTAAAAAGATCTAAAGCTGATGATAGGGTTTACATGTCTCTGGACGAAGGAAATTTCATTTTAACTTTTGAAGGCGAAGCTAAAAGAAGATTTAAGATAAGGTTAATTGATATTGAGTATGAAGCACCTAGCCCTCCTGATTTAGAATATCCCACACAATTTGAAGTTCCTTTCAGCCTTTTGAAAGATTCTATACAAGATATAGATATTTTCTCTGATAAAATTGCCTTAATGGTGGATGGTGACAGATTTAAAGCATCTGCTGAAGGTGAATTTGGAGATGCAAAAATTGAATATTTGCATGGAGAAAAAATAGAAACTGAGGCTCGATCAGTATTCTCCCTCGAAAAAATTAAGGAAATGCTAAAGGCAGATAAATTTTCAGATATTGCTTCAATATATCTTGGTGATGATATGCCTTTAAACCTTAAGCTGAAAATGATTTCTGATGAAGGAGAATTAAGCTTTTTACTCGCACCTAGAATAGAAGCAGAAGACTGA